A stretch of the Homo sapiens chromosome 2 genomic patch of type NOVEL, GRCh38.p14 PATCHES HSCHR2_12_CTG7_2 genome encodes the following:
- the RAB6C gene encoding ras-related protein Rab-6C, with amino-acid sequence MSAGGDFGNPLRKFKLVFLGEQSVAKTSLITRFRYDSFDNTYQAIIGIDFLSKTMYLEDGTIGLRLWDTAGQERLRSLIPRYIRDSAAAVVVYDITNVNSFQQTTKWIDDVRTERGSDVIITLVGNRTDLADKRQVSVEEGERKAKGLNVTFIETRAKAGYNVKQLFRRVAAALPGMESTQDGSREDMSDIKLEKPQEQTVSEGGCSCYSPMSSSTLPQKPPYSFIDCSVNIGLNLFPSLITFCNSSLLPVSWR; translated from the coding sequence ATGTCCGCGGGCGGAGACTTCGGGAATCCGCTGAGGAAATTCAAGCTGGTGTTCCTGGGGGAGCAAAGCGTTGCAAAGACATCTTTGATCACCAGATTCAGGTATGACAGTTTTGACAACACCTATCAGGCAATAATTGGCATTGACTTTTTATCAAAAACTATGTACTTGGAGGATGGAACAATCGGGCTTCGGCTGTGGGATACGGCGGGTCAGGAACGTCTCCGTAGCCTCATTCCCAGGTACATCCGTGATTCTGCTGCAGCTGTAGTAGTTTACGATATCACAAATGTTAACTCATTCCAGCAAACTACAAAGTGGATTGATGATGTCAGAACAGAAAGAGGAAGTGATGTTATCATCACGCTAGTAGGAAATAGAACAGATCTTGCTGACAAGAGGCAAGTGTCAgttgaggagggagagaggaaagccaAAGGGCTGAATGTTACGTTTATTGAAACTAGGGCAAAAGCTGGATACAATGTAAAGCAGCTCTTTCGACGTGTAGCAGCAGCTTTGCCGGGAATGGAAAGCACACAGGACGGAAGCAGAGAAGACATGAGTGACATAAAACTGGAAAAGCCTCAGGAGCAAACAGTCAGCGAAGGGGGTTGTTCCTGCTACTCTCCCATGTCATCTTCAACCCTTCCTCAGAAGCCCCCTTACTCTTTCATTGACTGCAGTGTGAATATTGGCTTGAACCTTTTCCCTTCATTAATAACGTTTTGCAATTCATCATTGCTGCCTGTCTCGTGGAGGTGA